Proteins encoded in a region of the Deltaproteobacteria bacterium genome:
- a CDS encoding CopG family transcriptional regulator gives MGVAVKKTISLPPDLLEDAERVAREEGKTLSAVVQEALRLARRERLGADWKGAQSYWSARAREKGLLKEEDLDRFLRRR, from the coding sequence ATGGGCGTGGCGGTGAAGAAGACGATCTCCCTTCCCCCGGACCTGCTCGAGGATGCCGAGCGGGTTGCGCGCGAGGAGGGGAAGACGCTCAGCGCGGTGGTGCAGGAGGCGCTCCGGCTGGCCCGGCGGGAACGGCTGGGGGCGGATTGGAAGGGGGCGCAATCCTACTGGAGCGCCCGTGCCCGGGAAAAGGGGCTTCTGAAGGAAGAGGACCTCGATCGGTTCCTGCGCCGCCGATGA
- a CDS encoding PIN domain-containing protein, which translates to MRVVFDTNVLVSALVFPDGRADAAVRRIIEGKDDLILSTDILAEVLSVLARKFGRDKEELSRVAVILSEMAAVSSNAPLRGRQPQSSPATRRCWLSASMRVSD; encoded by the coding sequence ATGAGGGTCGTCTTCGACACGAATGTGCTGGTGTCGGCACTGGTGTTCCCGGATGGACGTGCGGATGCCGCCGTGCGTCGGATCATCGAGGGGAAGGACGACCTGATTCTCTCCACGGACATTCTGGCGGAGGTCTTATCGGTGCTGGCGAGGAAATTCGGGCGGGACAAGGAGGAGTTGTCCCGCGTGGCCGTCATTCTTTCGGAGATGGCCGCCGTATCCTCGAATGCGCCGTTGCGGGGAAGGCAACCGCAATCGTCACCGGCGACAAGGCGATGTTGGCTCTCGGCGAGCATGCGGGTATCCGACTGA